A region from the Oceanidesulfovibrio marinus genome encodes:
- a CDS encoding copper-translocating P-type ATPase encodes MTPNEKDTHESRDEHTGHKDMNHEGHGGGHEDHGDHDGHGGGHASHHAKMAQDFKRRFIISTALTLPLAYLSPMLRTLVGLGQPEWVPGRMYILFGIATIVFFYGGMPFLRHAKMELKDKQPGMMTLIALAIIIAYVYSALVTFGLPGRVFYWELASLIDIMLLGHFIEMRSVMSASGAMEELAKLVPNKAHRLKEDGSTEEVAVSDLNPEDTVLVKPGEKIPADGEVVEGRSSVNESLLTGEAKPVDKEQGGEVIGGSVNGEGSLTVQVKKTGKDSFLNQVMDMVSKAQESKSKAQSLADKAAMWLTFVAIGSGAITMVLWLVLSGKEFVFALERTVTVMIITCPHALGLAIPLVVAVSTAIAARNGFLIRNRTPFENARRLQAVIFDKTGTLTRGEFGVSDVEPFGELGEDELLKLAGAVEAKSEHPIARAIADSAREKLDSLPESQDFDSIPGRGAKATVDGREVMTISLRYAGEQGYEVRQEAIDPLLEEGKTVIAVIVDGAAAGAIALDDVVRETSKQAVAGLKEMGLQVMMLTGDNEKVAGRVARELGLDDVFAEVVPDEKAAKVKSVQERGLATAMVGDGVNDAPALAQADVGFAIGAGTDVAVETADVVLVKSNPMDVVQVIRLSREVRKKTVQNLFWAMGYNVVAIPLAAGVLAWAGIILSPAAGAVVMSLSTVIVAVNARIMSMPDAS; translated from the coding sequence ATGACGCCGAACGAAAAAGACACGCACGAAAGCCGCGACGAGCATACAGGCCACAAGGACATGAACCACGAAGGCCATGGCGGAGGCCATGAGGACCATGGCGACCATGATGGCCACGGCGGCGGCCACGCCTCCCACCACGCCAAGATGGCGCAGGACTTCAAGCGCCGGTTCATTATCTCCACGGCATTGACCCTGCCGCTGGCCTACCTCTCGCCCATGCTGCGCACCCTGGTGGGGCTGGGCCAGCCCGAGTGGGTGCCGGGCCGCATGTACATCCTCTTCGGCATCGCCACCATCGTCTTCTTCTACGGCGGCATGCCGTTTCTCCGTCACGCCAAGATGGAGCTCAAGGACAAGCAGCCGGGCATGATGACGCTCATCGCCCTGGCCATCATCATCGCCTACGTCTACTCGGCCCTGGTCACGTTCGGACTGCCGGGCCGGGTGTTCTACTGGGAGCTGGCCAGCCTGATCGACATCATGCTGCTGGGCCACTTCATCGAGATGCGCTCGGTGATGAGCGCCAGCGGCGCCATGGAGGAGCTTGCCAAGCTGGTGCCCAACAAGGCGCACCGGCTCAAGGAGGACGGCTCCACCGAGGAGGTCGCGGTGAGCGATCTCAACCCGGAAGATACGGTGCTGGTCAAGCCCGGCGAGAAGATACCGGCCGACGGCGAAGTGGTGGAGGGCCGCTCTTCGGTCAACGAATCACTGCTCACCGGCGAGGCCAAACCCGTGGACAAGGAGCAGGGCGGGGAGGTCATCGGCGGCTCGGTGAACGGCGAGGGCTCGCTGACCGTGCAGGTGAAAAAGACTGGCAAGGACTCGTTCCTCAACCAGGTCATGGACATGGTATCCAAGGCGCAGGAGTCCAAGTCCAAGGCGCAGTCCCTGGCCGACAAGGCGGCCATGTGGCTCACCTTCGTGGCCATCGGCTCCGGCGCCATCACCATGGTGCTGTGGCTGGTGCTCTCGGGCAAGGAGTTCGTCTTCGCCCTGGAGCGCACCGTCACGGTGATGATCATCACCTGTCCCCACGCCCTGGGCCTGGCCATACCGCTGGTGGTGGCGGTATCCACGGCCATTGCAGCCCGGAACGGCTTCCTCATCCGCAACCGCACGCCCTTTGAGAACGCCCGCAGACTGCAGGCGGTCATCTTCGATAAGACCGGCACCCTGACCAGGGGCGAGTTCGGCGTGAGCGATGTGGAGCCATTCGGCGAGCTGGGCGAGGACGAGCTCCTGAAGCTGGCCGGAGCCGTGGAGGCCAAGAGCGAGCATCCCATTGCCCGGGCCATCGCAGACTCGGCGCGCGAGAAGCTGGACAGCCTGCCCGAGTCGCAGGATTTCGACTCCATACCGGGACGCGGCGCAAAGGCCACGGTGGATGGCCGGGAGGTCATGACCATCAGCCTGCGCTACGCCGGGGAGCAGGGCTACGAAGTGCGTCAGGAAGCGATCGATCCGCTGCTGGAGGAAGGCAAGACCGTCATCGCCGTGATTGTGGACGGCGCGGCCGCCGGGGCCATCGCCCTGGACGACGTGGTGCGCGAGACCTCGAAGCAGGCCGTGGCCGGTCTGAAGGAGATGGGCCTGCAGGTGATGATGCTGACCGGCGACAACGAGAAGGTGGCCGGCCGTGTGGCCAGGGAGTTGGGCCTGGACGACGTCTTTGCCGAAGTGGTGCCGGACGAGAAGGCCGCGAAGGTGAAGTCCGTGCAGGAGCGCGGACTGGCCACGGCCATGGTGGGCGACGGCGTGAACGACGCCCCGGCCCTGGCCCAGGCGGACGTGGGCTTTGCCATCGGCGCGGGCACGGACGTTGCCGTGGAAACGGCGGACGTGGTGCTGGTCAAGTCCAACCCCATGGACGTGGTCCAGGTGATCAGGCTCTCCAGGGAGGTGCGCAAGAAGACGGTGCAGAACCTGTTCTGGGCCATGGGCTACAACGTGGTTGCCATCCCGCTGGCGGCCGGCGTGCTTGCCTGGGCCGGCATTATTCTGAGCCCGGCGGCCGGCGCCGTGGTCATGTCGCTTTCCACGGTCATCGTGGCCGTCAACGCGCGGATCATGTCCATGCCGGATGCGTCATGA
- a CDS encoding PAS domain-containing sensor histidine kinase has protein sequence MTTKFSTANIWQITIALATLLFAVTGLVCYQQSKAYEAVRSNNVASIAELFTALLEQPGHVADRSRLHAIAGAFLNEQRISGIVLEDAGGGVIYKAGHSGAGEASYRVPLGNSADSLAPGGALELFYDQSRQTAALSSLGAMLLLGNVVVLVFFQALMRLVLRRQHKAESLLEQQEERLRLALEASADGIWEYNILDNSHFLSDRMYSMLGFEPGNREDGWRFLFRRVHLEDREKVSRTRKLMEGGLRETLVTRFRMERIDGEWRHILCRAKVVAVDMSGKPARIAGTFTDVSPLVDAQEALANLNRELEERVEQRTTALAQKAEELAEANRQLRELDQLKSSFLSSVSHELRTPLTSILGFARLIDKEFVNNYYGRFETEREERAGTRIRDNLRIIASQGERLSRLVNDVLDLNKIESGMMEWRDELIDPASVLQRAVEATTPLLEGKPGVEFVDDVESGLPQVRLDADRLEQVVINLLHNAVKFTEQGSVRLQAGRDESGDLRVCVEDTGLGIPAHALDEIFDKFHQLPTDALHGKPVGTGLGLFICREIVRHYGGRLWVDSQAGAGSTFTLLLPAASTAPVEA, from the coding sequence ATGACGACCAAGTTCTCAACAGCCAATATCTGGCAGATCACCATCGCCCTTGCGACACTGCTCTTCGCGGTTACCGGCCTCGTCTGCTACCAGCAGAGCAAGGCCTACGAGGCCGTGCGCAGCAACAACGTCGCCTCCATCGCCGAGCTGTTCACGGCGCTCCTTGAACAACCCGGGCACGTGGCCGACAGGAGCCGCCTCCACGCCATTGCGGGCGCCTTTCTCAATGAGCAACGCATCAGCGGCATCGTGCTGGAGGACGCCGGCGGCGGCGTAATCTACAAGGCCGGTCATTCCGGAGCCGGAGAGGCCAGCTACCGCGTCCCTCTGGGCAATTCCGCCGACTCCCTGGCTCCCGGCGGTGCGCTGGAGCTTTTTTACGATCAATCCCGGCAGACCGCAGCGCTGTCCAGCCTGGGGGCGATGCTGCTCCTGGGCAATGTTGTTGTCCTGGTCTTTTTCCAGGCCCTGATGCGGCTTGTGCTCCGGCGACAGCACAAGGCGGAGTCCCTGCTGGAGCAGCAGGAGGAACGGCTGCGCCTGGCTCTGGAGGCGTCCGCAGACGGCATCTGGGAGTACAATATTCTGGACAACAGCCACTTCCTCAGCGACCGTATGTACTCCATGCTCGGCTTCGAGCCCGGCAACAGGGAGGACGGCTGGCGCTTTCTCTTCCGGCGGGTCCACCTGGAGGACCGGGAAAAGGTTTCCAGAACCCGCAAGCTGATGGAAGGCGGGCTGCGCGAGACGCTGGTGACGCGATTCCGCATGGAGCGGATAGACGGCGAGTGGCGGCACATCCTGTGCCGGGCCAAGGTTGTGGCCGTGGACATGTCGGGCAAGCCGGCGCGCATCGCCGGGACCTTCACCGACGTCTCCCCCCTGGTGGACGCCCAGGAGGCGCTGGCCAACCTGAACCGGGAGCTGGAGGAGCGGGTGGAGCAGCGCACCACGGCGCTGGCCCAGAAGGCCGAGGAGCTGGCCGAGGCCAACCGCCAGCTGCGAGAGCTGGACCAGCTCAAGTCGAGCTTCCTTTCCTCGGTATCCCACGAGCTGCGCACGCCGCTGACCTCCATCCTCGGCTTTGCCCGGCTCATCGATAAGGAGTTCGTCAACAACTACTATGGCAGGTTCGAGACCGAGCGGGAGGAGCGCGCCGGCACCAGAATTCGCGACAACCTGCGCATCATCGCCTCCCAGGGCGAGCGTCTCTCCCGGCTGGTCAACGACGTGCTCGACCTGAACAAGATCGAGTCCGGCATGATGGAGTGGCGCGACGAGCTGATCGATCCGGCAAGCGTGCTGCAACGCGCCGTGGAGGCGACAACGCCTTTGCTGGAGGGCAAGCCCGGCGTCGAGTTTGTCGACGATGTGGAGTCCGGCCTGCCGCAGGTCCGGCTGGATGCGGATCGCCTGGAGCAGGTGGTCATCAACCTGCTGCACAACGCCGTCAAGTTTACGGAACAGGGCAGCGTGCGCCTGCAAGCCGGCCGTGACGAGTCCGGCGATCTGCGTGTCTGCGTGGAAGATACTGGGCTCGGCATCCCAGCCCACGCCCTGGATGAAATATTCGACAAGTTCCACCAGCTTCCCACGGACGCCCTGCACGGCAAGCCCGTGGGCACCGGTCTCGGCCTCTTCATCTGCCGGGAGATCGTGCGCCATTACGGCGGCAGGCTCTGGGTGGACTCCCAGGCCGGCGCGGGCAGCACATTCACGCTTCTCCTACCTGCGGCCAGCACGGCGCCTGTGGAAGCCTGA
- a CDS encoding B12-binding domain-containing radical SAM protein, whose amino-acid sequence MRALLVNPASPYSFWSFDKICRMSGRRALIPPLGLLTAAALFPGSWQLRLADLNARPITDADWDFADIVLFSGMLLQKKSLLELIAEARRRGKTVAVGGPYVTSLPQEAQEAGADVIVRGEGEDIIPELAADLATGTPKAVYTAGGRPAMTVSPLPRFDLLRLDDYATMSIQTSRGCPHDCEFCDIVNLYGKVPRYKEPQQVIAELDELYRLGWRNEVFFCDDNFIGNKKHARRLLDALIPWMKEHGEPFGFWTQASVDLGQDQELMDRMTAANFSTVFVGVESPDEATLERSHKLQNVKNPLADSLRAINRNGLSIIASFIMGFDGEEAGAGDRIVEFVEDVGLPQAMVNLMQILPNTRLWERMEQEGRLRPGDTCGDTVGLPLNFEPSRSTEELLREYRRTWRMLYDPAAYMGRLERFYTAMRPTRSAMRKGQQGSLTFEPEAAASTGNKKTRHAAPGYDGFRRKNPLRHFYYDARSLALLTWTYGVRSPARGAYWRAVHGVWKQNRSRLVLLFYGMAQGYNTMAYLRALDRKLSRYIDAISREPREDRPAGADH is encoded by the coding sequence ATGCGCGCTCTGTTGGTCAACCCCGCCTCGCCATACTCCTTCTGGAGCTTCGACAAGATTTGCCGGATGTCGGGCCGCAGGGCGCTCATACCCCCGCTGGGGCTGCTCACCGCCGCGGCGCTCTTTCCCGGGAGCTGGCAGCTGCGGCTTGCGGACCTGAACGCCCGACCCATCACGGATGCGGACTGGGACTTCGCGGATATCGTGCTCTTCTCCGGCATGCTCCTGCAGAAAAAGTCGCTGCTGGAGCTCATTGCCGAGGCCAGGCGGCGCGGCAAGACCGTGGCCGTGGGCGGGCCGTACGTGACCTCACTGCCGCAGGAGGCGCAGGAAGCCGGCGCGGATGTTATCGTACGCGGCGAAGGCGAGGACATCATCCCAGAGCTGGCCGCGGACCTGGCGACCGGGACACCGAAGGCCGTCTACACGGCGGGGGGGCGCCCGGCCATGACCGTATCTCCGCTGCCACGCTTCGATCTGTTGCGCCTGGACGACTACGCCACCATGTCCATCCAGACCTCGCGCGGCTGCCCGCACGACTGCGAGTTCTGCGACATCGTCAACCTCTACGGCAAGGTACCGCGCTACAAAGAGCCGCAGCAGGTCATTGCCGAGCTGGACGAGCTCTACCGCCTGGGCTGGCGCAACGAGGTCTTTTTCTGTGACGACAACTTCATCGGCAACAAGAAGCATGCGCGCCGGCTGCTCGACGCGCTCATCCCCTGGATGAAGGAGCACGGCGAACCCTTCGGCTTCTGGACCCAGGCGTCGGTGGACCTGGGGCAGGACCAGGAGCTGATGGACCGCATGACCGCGGCGAACTTCTCCACGGTGTTCGTGGGCGTGGAGTCTCCCGACGAGGCCACGCTGGAGCGTTCCCACAAGCTCCAGAACGTGAAGAACCCTCTGGCCGACTCCCTGCGCGCCATCAACAGGAACGGGCTCTCCATCATCGCCAGCTTCATCATGGGCTTTGACGGCGAGGAGGCCGGAGCCGGCGACCGCATCGTGGAGTTCGTGGAGGATGTGGGACTGCCGCAGGCCATGGTCAACCTCATGCAGATCCTGCCCAACACCCGGCTGTGGGAGCGCATGGAGCAGGAAGGGCGGCTGCGGCCCGGAGACACGTGCGGCGACACCGTGGGCCTGCCGCTCAACTTCGAGCCCTCGCGGTCCACCGAGGAGCTCCTGCGGGAGTACCGGCGCACGTGGCGGATGCTGTATGATCCGGCCGCCTACATGGGCCGGCTGGAGCGCTTCTACACGGCCATGCGGCCCACGCGTTCGGCCATGCGCAAGGGGCAGCAGGGCAGCCTGACGTTCGAGCCCGAGGCCGCCGCGTCGACCGGCAATAAAAAGACGCGGCACGCCGCGCCGGGCTACGACGGCTTCCGGCGCAAGAATCCGCTCCGGCATTTCTACTACGACGCCAGATCCCTGGCGCTGCTCACCTGGACGTACGGCGTGCGCTCCCCGGCCCGCGGCGCTTACTGGCGCGCCGTGCACGGCGTCTGGAAGCAGAACCGCAGCCGGCTGGTGCTGCTGTTCTACGGCATGGCCCAGGGCTACAACACCATGGCGTACCTGCGCGCCCTGGACCGCAAGCTGTCCCGGTACATTGATGCGATATCCAGGGAACCGCGCGAGGATCGCCCGGCCGGTGCAGATCACTGA
- a CDS encoding NAD(P)H-dependent oxidoreductase, with product MILLLLGHPNPASFNAAIAERCRAALEAAGHEVVFHDLCAEGFDPALPAAEFSRNAPLDATIRQHVDELCAADGIVVVHPNWWGMPPAVLVGWIDRVLRPGETYEFLEGDSGEGVPQGLLRAKAAVVLNTSNTAAAREQAVFGDPLERIWKDCVFGLCGVRDVRRRMFETIVTSTPEQREVWLQEAEALVVEAFGCAS from the coding sequence ATGATCCTGCTGCTGCTCGGTCATCCGAACCCTGCATCCTTCAATGCGGCCATTGCCGAGCGCTGCCGCGCCGCGCTGGAGGCGGCCGGACACGAGGTCGTGTTCCACGATCTCTGCGCCGAGGGCTTTGACCCGGCGCTGCCTGCGGCCGAGTTCTCGCGGAACGCACCGCTGGATGCGACCATTCGCCAACACGTGGACGAGCTGTGCGCCGCAGACGGCATTGTGGTGGTCCATCCCAACTGGTGGGGCATGCCGCCGGCGGTGCTGGTGGGCTGGATCGACAGGGTGCTCCGGCCCGGCGAGACGTACGAGTTTCTGGAAGGGGACTCGGGCGAGGGCGTGCCGCAGGGGCTGCTGCGGGCGAAAGCCGCCGTGGTCCTGAACACCTCCAACACGGCGGCGGCACGGGAGCAGGCAGTATTCGGCGACCCGCTGGAGCGCATCTGGAAGGACTGCGTGTTCGGTTTGTGCGGCGTGCGCGACGTACGCCGGCGGATGTTCGAGACCATTGTGACCTCCACGCCGGAGCAACGGGAGGTGTGGCTGCAGGAAGCGGAGGCGTTGGTGGTGGAGGCGTTCGGCTGCGCCTCGTAG
- a CDS encoding cold-shock protein has product MTYEGKVKWFNDSKGFGFIEYNGGEDVFVHFSAIQGSGFKSLREGDSVRFEIESSDKGYRAANVEVV; this is encoded by the coding sequence ATGACGTACGAAGGTAAAGTGAAGTGGTTTAACGACTCCAAGGGTTTCGGTTTCATTGAGTACAACGGCGGCGAGGATGTCTTCGTGCATTTCTCCGCAATTCAGGGCTCGGGTTTCAAGTCCCTTCGCGAAGGCGATTCCGTTCGCTTCGAGATTGAGAGCAGCGACAAGGGATACCGCGCCGCAAACGTGGAAGTCGTGTAG